Part of the Bacteroidia bacterium genome is shown below.
GTCAGCCAATTTATCTGAAACAGAATATGATGATTATGCTTATTCCTCGGTAAAATTTCATGGGGTTAAGCAGTTTTCTGGTGCAAATTCGAACTGGCTTGCCGGGGGTGCATTGGCATTTGTATCGGGCCATCTGTATAAGGATCTGAATATTTCGCAAGGGAACTTGTATACGAGCAGCAATGCGGATTCGCTTCAGTTATCACTTCAGATGAATTTTGAACAAACCGGCCAGCCAGGAAATCTTGATCTCAGAGGAGCCGGGGTCGCTGCAGATTTGTTCGTTTCTTGGGAAAAGGGAAATAGCATAGTCTCATTCTATGGATTGGATTTAGGCTTCATCCGGTGGAATGATCAGTCGGAACTACTCAGTATTGATACATCAATAAGTTTTACGGGAGTAGATGTGCGCTCATTAATTTCCGGTGAAGCCAGCGCTGATCTTGAAACCTCGCTGGATAGCCTTGAGGCAAGATTGGGTGGCGTAGCGAAAGGAGAAGCCGTTTCTAAAATGCTGCCTTTCCGGCTGAAACTTAATTTTAAAAGGAAAATTGAGATCTGGAAAAGTGAGGTTGATATTGGTGCGTTCTACCAAAGAACAGATGGCTATTTTCCGCTGATGTATGTGAATTTTGAGAAGCATTTGATGAATTGGTTGAAAATTCAAACAGGCTATAGCTATGGTGCTTATGGAATGGGCGGAGTAGCTTTAGGACTGAGCACTAATCTGAATGAGCGGTTTTTCTTCAGTGCCTCCACCTGGCATCTGGATGGCTTGCTGCTACCGCAAAATTTCCGAGGCCAAAGCCTCACTATCCGTAGCAGCTATCGCTTTTAAGCCGGAGATTTCAGAAATTCATTGAGTTGCTCAATGATCTTTCGGTCATTCGCGAGACGGGGTACTTTGTTTTGCCCTCCGAGCTTCCCTTGTTGTTTCATCCATCGGTAAAAAGTACCGGGTTCCAACTTATGCATTACCGGCCTTTGAAGAGCCAAGTCATTAATCCGCTTTGCTTCATAGTCTGAATTTGTGCTGGTCAGCTTTTCATCGAGCAAATCAATAAAACGTTCAAAATCGTCCGGTTCAGTCTCAAATTCCAGGAACCATTCGTGAGCTCCCTTTCCCTCTACAGAAAAATAAACAGGGCCGGCTGTGAAATCTGTCACGCTGCATCTCAATTCGTGACATGTTTCCGCAAGCGCCTTTTCTGCATCGCCTACCATCAGCTCTTCACCGAACGCATTGATAAAAGACTTTGTCCGACCTGTAATTTTTATGCGAAAAGGATCGAGGGAAGTAAAGCGAATAGTATCTCCAATGTTGTAGCGCCACAACCCTGCATTCGTGGAAATGATCAGTGCATAATTGGTTTCGGTCTTCACATCCTCCAATGAAAGAGTCTGCGGATCATCTTTCCCAAT
Proteins encoded:
- a CDS encoding DUF5723 family protein, with product MTRHFYLLSLYVLFPFLLASQTLPYASAYDNWRAGAGTQSVSTELNFLLGSNTVQNSFISNYYFGGFIEEDKIETAAGKLLINNTAGLDLNFSTGYFNKKDTAADKGFHYGISVNYLQHYSVAFPDDFFRLIFQGNSRFKGESANLSETEYDDYAYSSVKFHGVKQFSGANSNWLAGGALAFVSGHLYKDLNISQGNLYTSSNADSLQLSLQMNFEQTGQPGNLDLRGAGVAADLFVSWEKGNSIVSFYGLDLGFIRWNDQSELLSIDTSISFTGVDVRSLISGEASADLETSLDSLEARLGGVAKGEAVSKMLPFRLKLNFKRKIEIWKSEVDIGAFYQRTDGYFPLMYVNFEKHLMNWLKIQTGYSYGAYGMGGVALGLSTNLNERFFFSASTWHLDGLLLPQNFRGQSLTIRSSYRF